The following are encoded in a window of Legionella geestiana genomic DNA:
- a CDS encoding symmetrical bis(5'-nucleosyl)-tetraphosphatase, which translates to MADYAVGDVQGCFGPLQNLLTEIAFSPVNDRLWFVGDLVNRGPDSLAVLRFVKSLGERARVTLGNHDLHLLARLFVPGTASAHGDTLDEVLAAPDALSLGHWLRAQPLLWQDSALGVVMTHAGIPPWWDVETASRCAREVEQVLIGDRFVDFLAHMYGNKPDRWSESLEGIARYRLIVNALTRMRFCHTDGTLSMRYKGTVAAAPSDIKPWFAISPRKALNARLVFGHWAALEGECPVPDIYAVDTGCVWGGSLTALRLQDNKRFSVPGYARARQK; encoded by the coding sequence GTGGCTGATTATGCGGTTGGCGATGTCCAGGGGTGTTTTGGTCCATTACAGAACCTGTTGACGGAAATTGCCTTTTCCCCCGTAAACGACCGCCTGTGGTTTGTCGGCGATTTAGTCAATCGTGGCCCGGATTCGCTGGCCGTTTTGCGTTTCGTCAAAAGTCTGGGCGAACGCGCCCGTGTGACTCTCGGCAATCACGATTTACATTTGCTGGCACGATTATTTGTACCGGGAACGGCAAGTGCGCATGGTGATACCCTCGATGAGGTGCTTGCGGCACCTGATGCGCTCTCGCTTGGCCACTGGCTGCGGGCGCAGCCGCTTTTGTGGCAGGACAGCGCACTGGGTGTCGTGATGACGCATGCCGGCATTCCTCCATGGTGGGATGTGGAAACGGCAAGCCGCTGCGCTCGCGAAGTTGAGCAGGTGCTCATAGGCGATAGGTTTGTCGATTTTCTGGCGCACATGTATGGCAACAAACCTGACAGGTGGTCAGAGTCCCTTGAAGGCATTGCGCGTTATCGCCTGATTGTAAACGCCCTCACCCGCATGCGCTTTTGCCATACCGATGGCACTCTTAGCATGCGTTATAAAGGGACCGTTGCCGCCGCGCCGTCCGATATCAAGCCGTGGTTTGCAATTTCGCCGCGTAAAGCACTGAATGCCCGCCTCGTTTTTGGTCACTGGGCGGCACTTGAGGGGGAATGTCCGGTGCCGGACATTTATGCGGTTGATACCGGATGCGTCTGGGGAGGCAGCCTGACCGCGCTTCGCCTGCAGGATAACAAACGCTTTTCAGTGCCCGGATATGCCCGGGCTCGCCAGAAATAA
- a CDS encoding TraI domain-containing protein yields MFQRYGKKSGQGLASTPQELTRIVPVEQLLGDERRRVTLQNIRRQVSLASARYDSLCFSLLHTFSGYCQQFPETDNSYYAYPGGMLDRALNRTEAALELFRTVIISGEDTLLSEDQMLWQYALFSAALLKGISKLKLHLKVNLFDAAGQPLKLWNPLLESLSAVGSQYSYAWEKGAEPELSHRLNILMARQLMPASGFAWIASHPQVLAVWLALLSDDTRSAGTLGALLVRADALSLRRALMGLIADGRERGTRAARMSTFVDVPEGGRLSREQETGVVFLQWLAEVMANGQLQLNKPPLMMVLAGMMLLPEAFQLFVRQHPEYKNWLAVQKGLLSLGIHRVAVDGGFESRYEQANTQQIHTGIVLDDYALALPESVLVHNLYTGSESRMSALEVINLTESGAQALLVQQSMQKSQLLQQLNPQGEWKTQEMPAGFLQKPGSVRGG; encoded by the coding sequence TTGTTTCAGCGCTATGGAAAAAAATCAGGCCAGGGACTGGCGTCAACGCCACAGGAGCTTACCCGCATTGTGCCCGTAGAGCAGTTGCTGGGTGATGAGCGGCGGCGCGTAACGCTGCAGAATATACGCCGTCAGGTCAGCCTTGCGAGCGCGCGCTACGACAGCCTTTGTTTCAGTCTTTTGCACACTTTTTCCGGGTATTGTCAGCAGTTTCCCGAGACCGACAACAGTTATTATGCCTATCCGGGCGGTATGCTTGACCGAGCGCTAAACCGTACGGAGGCAGCCCTTGAGCTTTTTCGCACGGTCATTATCTCTGGGGAAGACACACTGCTTTCTGAGGATCAGATGCTCTGGCAGTATGCGCTCTTTTCCGCAGCACTCCTAAAAGGCATCAGCAAACTGAAACTGCATCTTAAAGTAAATCTTTTTGATGCCGCGGGTCAGCCCCTGAAGCTTTGGAATCCGCTGCTTGAAAGCCTTTCTGCGGTCGGCAGTCAGTACAGTTACGCCTGGGAAAAGGGGGCGGAGCCCGAGCTATCGCACCGCTTGAATATCCTGATGGCGCGACAGCTGATGCCGGCGAGCGGGTTTGCCTGGATTGCTTCGCACCCGCAGGTGCTCGCAGTCTGGCTTGCACTGCTGTCGGATGATACCCGCTCTGCAGGCACGCTCGGCGCACTGCTTGTGCGCGCTGATGCACTTTCCCTGAGGCGCGCGCTCATGGGGCTTATCGCCGATGGCCGGGAGCGTGGCACACGCGCTGCGCGAATGTCGACATTTGTCGATGTTCCTGAAGGCGGCCGACTTTCCCGGGAGCAGGAAACCGGTGTGGTGTTTCTGCAATGGCTCGCTGAGGTCATGGCCAATGGCCAGCTGCAGCTGAACAAGCCGCCGCTGATGATGGTGCTGGCCGGCATGATGCTGTTGCCCGAGGCATTTCAGCTCTTTGTGCGCCAGCATCCTGAGTACAAAAACTGGCTTGCGGTGCAAAAGGGGCTGTTGTCGCTCGGTATACACCGGGTGGCGGTAGACGGCGGTTTTGAGTCACGTTATGAACAGGCTAATACGCAGCAGATTCATACGGGAATCGTTCTTGATGACTACGCCCTCGCACTGCCTGAGAGCGTGCTGGTGCATAACCTGTATACCGGCAGTGAGTCCCGCATGAGCGCACTTGAGGTGATAAACCTCACGGAATCCGGCGCACAGGCATTACTGGTTCAACAGAGCATGCAAAAAAGTCAGTTGCTACAGCAGCTGAATCCTCAGGGGGAGTGGAAAACGCAGGAAATGCCCGCGGGCTTTTTACAAAAACCAGGGAGCGTACGCGGTGGCTGA
- the rnt gene encoding ribonuclease T: MKVHEWLTKPTLKNRFRGFLPVVVDVETSGVDFKTNALLEMCVTLLDINEAGEFYRAESYFEHILPFDGAVLCQESLDFNQIDPWQPLRYAVEEKEALTRLFEPIHAALKKHRCQRAVLVGHNAWFDLLFVREAAARSKVKFPFHAFTCFDTATLAGLFYGQTVLVKAVEEAGLGFNIKEAHSAIYDAEKTADLFCTMLNTWREKMAGAF; this comes from the coding sequence ATGAAAGTGCATGAATGGCTGACAAAACCCACACTAAAAAATCGGTTTCGCGGCTTTTTACCCGTTGTCGTTGATGTGGAAACGAGTGGTGTTGACTTTAAGACCAATGCGCTTTTGGAAATGTGTGTCACCCTGCTCGATATTAATGAGGCAGGTGAATTTTACCGCGCAGAAAGTTATTTTGAGCATATTCTGCCTTTTGATGGCGCGGTTCTTTGTCAGGAATCACTGGATTTTAACCAGATTGACCCGTGGCAGCCGCTACGCTATGCCGTAGAAGAAAAAGAAGCACTCACCCGTCTTTTTGAGCCGATTCATGCCGCACTAAAAAAACATCGGTGTCAGCGGGCCGTGCTGGTTGGGCATAATGCCTGGTTTGATTTGTTGTTTGTCAGAGAAGCGGCAGCACGCAGCAAGGTCAAATTTCCTTTTCATGCGTTTACCTGCTTTGATACGGCAACGCTTGCGGGTCTTTTTTATGGGCAAACCGTATTGGTAAAAGCAGTCGAAGAGGCGGGGCTCGGGTTTAATATCAAAGAAGCACATTCAGCCATTTATGACGCAGAAAAAACAGCCGATTTATTTTGTACGATGTTAAATACGTGGCGGGAAAAAATGGCAGGGGCTTTTTAG
- a CDS encoding superoxide dismutase translates to MTFTLPPLPYAMDALAPAISKETLEYHYGKHHNAYVVNLNKLVAGTEYETLSLEDIICRATGPVFNNAAQVWNHTFYWHCLSPNGGGEPKGALAAAITSTFGSFEAFREQFTQKAIATFGSGWAWLVQNADGSLEITSTSNAGTPMTSGQTALLTCDVWEHAYYIDYRNARPDYISAFWSRVNWDFVAANFK, encoded by the coding sequence ATGACCTTTACTCTTCCCCCACTGCCTTATGCGATGGATGCGCTTGCCCCGGCCATTTCTAAAGAAACGCTTGAATACCATTATGGCAAGCATCACAACGCCTATGTGGTGAATCTTAATAAACTCGTTGCCGGTACCGAATATGAAACCCTGTCACTCGAGGACATCATCTGCCGCGCCACAGGCCCTGTCTTTAATAATGCCGCTCAAGTATGGAATCACACGTTCTACTGGCACTGCCTCTCTCCAAACGGCGGTGGCGAACCTAAAGGCGCGCTGGCGGCAGCCATTACTTCCACCTTCGGCAGTTTTGAAGCATTTCGTGAACAGTTCACACAAAAAGCCATTGCAACCTTTGGATCAGGATGGGCCTGGCTCGTGCAAAATGCCGATGGTTCACTTGAAATCACCAGCACCAGCAATGCCGGCACACCGATGACAAGCGGTCAGACCGCACTCTTGACCTGCGATGTCTGGGAGCATGCTTATTATATAGACTACCGCAACGCGCGACCGGACTATATCAGCGCGTTCTGGTCCCGGGTGAACTGGGATTTTGTAGCCGCCAATTTTAAATAA
- a CDS encoding peroxiredoxin — translation MSVLVGRKAPDFTVAAVSGTGEILDKFNLHETIRGKYALVFFYPLDFTFVCPSELIALDKRMDAFKERGVEVIGVSIDSQFTHNAYRNTPVNAGGIGPVRYTLAADVTHTICQSYGVEHPVAGVAFRGAFVIDKNGVVRSQVVNDLPIGRNIDELLRIIDAVQFFEEHGEVCPAGWQKGKAGMKASTKGVADYLSSHSSDL, via the coding sequence ATGAGCGTACTGGTTGGACGCAAGGCCCCCGATTTTACCGTTGCCGCCGTATCCGGAACGGGCGAGATTCTTGATAAATTCAATCTGCACGAAACCATTCGTGGCAAATACGCGCTGGTGTTTTTCTACCCGCTCGATTTCACGTTTGTGTGCCCCTCCGAGCTGATTGCGCTCGACAAACGTATGGATGCGTTTAAAGAACGTGGCGTGGAAGTGATTGGCGTGTCGATTGACTCCCAGTTCACGCACAATGCCTATCGCAACACCCCGGTCAATGCCGGAGGTATTGGCCCCGTGCGTTATACGCTTGCGGCAGACGTCACACACACCATCTGCCAGTCTTACGGCGTTGAACATCCGGTGGCCGGCGTTGCGTTCCGTGGTGCGTTCGTTATTGATAAAAACGGCGTTGTCCGCTCACAAGTCGTGAATGACCTTCCCATCGGCCGTAACATTGACGAGCTGCTGCGCATCATTGACGCTGTACAGTTCTTTGAAGAGCACGGTGAAGTGTGCCCGGCTGGCTGGCAAAAAGGCAAGGCCGGTATGAAAGCCTCAACCAAAGGCGTTGCCGACTACCTGTCTTCACATTCAAGCGATCTTTAA
- a CDS encoding tetratricopeptide repeat protein, with product MSAQTLRNIVAGVLIVAAFIATLLHFAIREAHELRRDPGVMMNRYYLLKKTNPEAARRTLDIILRDNPHYAPAREALAAATCPPETSATEPLILTSLITPITSIDTLHQPLVERPSLLVQALKTKYWSEKAAKDSSSADTLSLLRHVAPLDPQVLLEAGYDALADNKKQDALVLFETAFQQEPAPGLALQIAYLYMDTGKPEAALPFFLIAATQGEGEGRDAALRGVDYVAALNAQNAAAASQPGAEQAPLSPEQVKMDEFYALLKHDKKAAWVLIQEIVKAFPKNVAALKSAGYLAAEFKHTRAAIRYFTSAYDLTYDPAIALQLGYLYDVINVKPTAYQYFQWATASTDNTVVYRAQNAMTNLRGLQTKALPDPWFGEIFFTPFSQSQFGLTVRPLVARLGVEHNNQFQTKTYLVFRQTDDNKTNSFGQLPQIFEDNVRVIGTGVQVTPIAGIPLIAFVEGGAAYDLIFRFRPRWRPDLRAGIMYYREFGAQPAWYEHFRVGVDYYSTAYLDITYFSRYQNNVIATLKTHQGVRLLQYKSSMLNLYWEGRVIEDTQRQFFNNIGETGPGIGYIPSNRFNFEIRAEHLRGVYFPVGASFNPYPPYYTRNVVQMLFYARV from the coding sequence GTGTCAGCCCAAACCCTCCGAAATATTGTCGCAGGCGTGTTAATCGTTGCCGCATTCATTGCCACACTGCTGCATTTTGCAATACGCGAGGCTCATGAGCTGCGCCGGGACCCGGGCGTAATGATGAACCGCTATTACCTGCTCAAAAAAACCAATCCTGAAGCGGCGCGCCGAACACTCGATATTATTCTGCGGGATAACCCGCATTATGCGCCCGCGCGTGAGGCACTTGCCGCAGCAACATGTCCCCCAGAAACATCTGCCACGGAGCCGCTCATCCTCACCTCCCTCATTACGCCGATTACCAGCATCGACACTCTGCACCAGCCACTGGTGGAAAGGCCTTCGCTGCTGGTACAGGCTCTGAAAACGAAATACTGGTCGGAAAAGGCCGCCAAAGACTCCTCAAGCGCTGATACGCTCTCCCTCCTGCGCCATGTAGCGCCCCTTGACCCGCAGGTTCTGCTCGAAGCCGGTTATGACGCGCTTGCCGATAATAAAAAACAAGACGCACTGGTATTATTTGAGACGGCTTTTCAGCAGGAACCAGCACCAGGGCTTGCGCTGCAGATAGCCTATCTTTACATGGACACCGGCAAACCAGAAGCGGCACTGCCCTTTTTTCTTATCGCGGCCACTCAGGGCGAGGGTGAGGGGCGGGATGCCGCGTTGCGTGGAGTTGATTACGTAGCAGCACTTAATGCACAAAATGCTGCCGCGGCCTCGCAGCCCGGTGCAGAACAAGCCCCGCTCTCACCGGAACAGGTGAAAATGGATGAGTTTTACGCGCTGTTGAAACACGATAAAAAAGCCGCATGGGTGCTGATTCAAGAAATTGTGAAGGCTTTTCCCAAAAATGTGGCGGCACTTAAATCCGCAGGCTATCTCGCGGCAGAATTCAAACACACGCGCGCTGCCATTCGCTATTTTACCAGTGCCTATGACTTAACCTATGACCCCGCCATCGCCCTGCAGCTGGGTTATCTGTATGACGTCATCAACGTCAAACCAACGGCCTATCAGTATTTTCAGTGGGCAACGGCGTCCACCGATAACACGGTGGTATACCGCGCCCAGAATGCCATGACGAATCTTCGAGGCCTTCAGACCAAAGCGCTCCCCGACCCCTGGTTTGGCGAAATCTTCTTTACGCCTTTCAGTCAAAGCCAGTTTGGACTGACCGTGCGCCCCCTCGTGGCGCGTCTTGGTGTCGAGCATAATAACCAGTTCCAGACAAAAACCTATCTGGTGTTTCGCCAGACCGATGACAATAAAACCAATTCCTTTGGCCAGTTGCCACAGATTTTTGAGGATAACGTGCGCGTTATTGGTACCGGTGTGCAGGTTACGCCTATTGCCGGTATCCCGCTGATTGCCTTTGTTGAGGGTGGAGCGGCGTACGATCTTATCTTTCGCTTTCGCCCGCGCTGGCGGCCAGATTTGCGTGCGGGCATCATGTACTATAGAGAGTTTGGCGCGCAGCCCGCCTGGTATGAGCACTTTCGGGTTGGTGTCGACTATTACAGCACCGCCTACCTCGACATTACCTATTTTTCACGTTACCAGAATAATGTCATTGCCACGCTCAAAACCCATCAGGGCGTGCGACTGCTGCAATATAAGAGCAGCATGCTAAACCTCTACTGGGAAGGCCGGGTGATTGAAGATACCCAACGCCAGTTTTTCAACAACATTGGCGAAACCGGGCCTGGCATCGGCTATATTCCAAGCAACCGGTTTAATTTCGAAATTCGCGCGGAACATCTCAGGGGGGTTTATTTCCCGGTAGGAGCATCGTTTAACCCCTATCCACCGTACTATACCCGTAATGTGGTTCAAATGCTTTTCTACGCGAGGGTCTAG
- the pyrC gene encoding dihydroorotase has product MQSLIITQPDDWHVHLRDGDMLKDTVAASARHFGRILAMPNLKPALTTVASLQQYRERIYATLPAQHALDVRLTLFLNHEVTPDTLMAAKAHPWIAGAKFYPLGATTHSDEGASGLRPLYPLLECMQSLDLVLQLHGEVTHGDIFTRERHFVESVLTPLVSDFPKLRIVLEHVSTKAAVEFVESAPDTVAATITPHHLLYNRNHLLAGGIRPHYYCLPILKSAGNQQTLMRAATSGNPKFFAGTDSAPHAVETKESACGCAGIYSAPYALSLYAEAFADSDKLERLEGFMSQFGADFYKVPPNSRALELRREPSVVPATLSLGTHQVVPMRAGETLAWSVYESA; this is encoded by the coding sequence ATGCAATCCCTTATTATCACTCAACCCGATGACTGGCATGTCCATCTGCGTGATGGCGATATGCTCAAGGACACTGTCGCAGCCTCGGCAAGGCATTTCGGGCGCATTCTTGCGATGCCTAACCTTAAGCCCGCCCTCACTACGGTGGCATCACTTCAACAGTATCGTGAGCGCATTTATGCCACACTGCCGGCGCAACACGCGCTCGATGTTCGCCTGACACTCTTTTTAAACCATGAAGTCACTCCAGATACGCTGATGGCGGCCAAAGCGCACCCATGGATAGCTGGTGCGAAGTTTTATCCTCTGGGTGCTACGACCCATTCTGATGAAGGCGCCAGCGGTCTTCGCCCGCTTTATCCGCTGCTTGAGTGCATGCAGTCGCTCGATCTCGTTTTGCAGCTGCACGGCGAAGTCACACACGGTGATATCTTTACGCGCGAGCGTCACTTCGTAGAATCTGTTTTAACCCCGCTGGTCAGTGATTTTCCAAAACTGCGCATTGTTCTTGAACATGTTTCCACCAAAGCCGCGGTGGAATTTGTGGAAAGCGCGCCGGATACGGTGGCCGCGACCATTACCCCGCATCACCTGCTCTATAACAGAAATCACCTCCTTGCCGGCGGTATCCGCCCACATTATTATTGCCTGCCCATTCTAAAATCTGCTGGCAATCAGCAGACACTCATGCGCGCCGCCACGAGCGGCAACCCGAAATTTTTTGCCGGCACCGACAGCGCACCTCATGCGGTTGAAACCAAAGAAAGCGCCTGCGGATGTGCCGGGATTTATTCTGCACCCTACGCGCTTTCCCTCTATGCAGAAGCATTTGCAGACAGCGATAAACTGGAACGCCTTGAGGGCTTTATGAGCCAATTTGGTGCTGATTTTTATAAGGTTCCCCCCAATTCACGCGCTTTAGAATTACGCCGTGAACCGAGCGTTGTGCCTGCGACCCTGTCGCTTGGCACACATCAGGTGGTTCCCATGCGAGCGGGTGAAACGCTGGCCTGGAGCGTGTATGAAAGTGCATGA
- a CDS encoding aspartate aminotransferase family protein, producing the protein MALITTYNPLPVAFTHGKGAWLYDTAGNAYLDGLAGIAVCGLGHAHPDVTETIKAQAEKLLHVSNGFIISEQEALAEHLIGLTGMEQVFFCNSGAEANEAAIKLTRLYGHQKGVLNPSIIVMEGAFHGRTMATLTASGSRKVQAGFEPLVPGFIRAPFNDIAAMRTIAANRTDVVAVMLEPIQGEGGIRPADEHYLQEVAALCKKEGWLLIFDEIQTGNGRTGAWFDYMHHGITPDILTTAKGLGNGVPIGACLMRADACNLFKPGNHGSTFGGNPLACAVAQTVLNVMARDNICDKVANDGIWLQEQLHAAIGSHPSVRAIRGRGFMTGIELDMPAAGIRPIALENGLLLNVTAENVIRLLPPLVMTREEITLLIERLVKSLHAFVDKTCSQ; encoded by the coding sequence ATGGCTCTGATAACCACGTACAACCCACTCCCTGTTGCCTTTACCCACGGGAAAGGCGCCTGGCTGTATGATACTGCCGGCAACGCGTACCTTGACGGGCTTGCGGGAATTGCCGTATGCGGTCTGGGCCATGCGCATCCTGATGTCACGGAGACCATCAAGGCTCAGGCGGAAAAGCTGCTGCATGTCTCTAATGGGTTTATTATTTCTGAACAGGAAGCACTTGCTGAGCACCTGATTGGTCTGACCGGCATGGAGCAGGTGTTTTTCTGCAACTCAGGTGCCGAAGCCAATGAGGCCGCCATCAAGCTGACCCGTCTGTATGGTCATCAAAAAGGCGTCCTCAATCCCTCGATTATCGTGATGGAAGGCGCTTTTCATGGCCGCACCATGGCAACCCTCACGGCATCCGGCAGCCGCAAGGTGCAGGCAGGCTTTGAGCCGCTGGTGCCAGGCTTTATCCGCGCCCCCTTTAACGACATTGCCGCCATGCGCACAATTGCCGCGAACCGTACCGATGTGGTTGCCGTCATGCTCGAGCCCATTCAGGGAGAAGGCGGCATACGTCCGGCGGATGAACACTACCTGCAGGAAGTGGCGGCACTTTGTAAAAAAGAGGGCTGGCTGCTTATTTTCGATGAAATTCAGACCGGTAACGGGCGAACGGGTGCCTGGTTTGACTACATGCACCATGGCATTACGCCTGATATCCTCACGACCGCCAAAGGGCTTGGCAATGGCGTACCGATTGGCGCGTGCCTCATGCGCGCAGATGCCTGTAATCTTTTTAAACCCGGCAACCACGGCTCCACCTTTGGCGGCAACCCGCTTGCCTGTGCAGTCGCACAAACCGTGCTAAACGTCATGGCGCGCGATAACATTTGCGACAAAGTAGCCAACGACGGTATCTGGCTGCAAGAGCAGCTGCACGCGGCCATTGGCAGCCACCCCTCCGTGCGCGCCATTCGCGGACGCGGCTTCATGACCGGCATTGAGCTGGACATGCCCGCCGCCGGCATCCGCCCGATTGCGCTCGAAAATGGCCTGCTGCTGAATGTTACCGCAGAAAATGTTATCCGCCTGCTTCCGCCGCTTGTCATGACGCGGGAAGAAATCACGCTGCTCATTGAGCGCCTCGTAAAATCGCTCCACGCGTTTGTAGACAAGACATGTTCACAGTAA
- the grxD gene encoding Grx4 family monothiol glutaredoxin, translating into METIDKIKQQISENTVLLYMKGSPKMPQCGFSARAVQCIEACGVDFAYVDVLANPDIRQVLPQYADWPTFPQLYVKGELVGGSDIILEMYQQGELEPLLREAVTHA; encoded by the coding sequence TTGGAAACAATCGACAAAATCAAACAGCAAATTAGCGAAAACACGGTTCTTCTTTACATGAAGGGTTCGCCGAAGATGCCGCAGTGCGGTTTTTCTGCACGTGCTGTGCAGTGCATCGAGGCATGTGGCGTGGATTTTGCCTATGTTGATGTGCTGGCTAATCCTGACATTCGTCAGGTTCTGCCACAGTATGCCGACTGGCCAACGTTTCCCCAGCTGTATGTGAAAGGTGAGCTTGTGGGCGGTTCGGACATTATCCTTGAGATGTATCAGCAGGGTGAGCTTGAGCCACTGCTGCGCGAAGCGGTTACACACGCATAA
- a CDS encoding protein kinase domain-containing protein encodes MQKHTERHSFEHALEEQRMIERAGYGGSKPPVFHAVANLSFIVMRQAPGRNLFDTLLDVYQGQLSISNTKRLELSIAILEAVEARLVKPYILHRDLTPDNLMVDLSTPKPTVTIIDFGLSTTEVTVTTRAFGKLAFCAPEMMTEGALQTLKTDIYTVARGLAMVWGISLESYDHALRFSEYKKNAENPALDSLFTHCDPLLADAKTAIQSALMGMLNPDWEKRFDITQSLSAFRRVNLNVPSLKTLLHYHLFSQKADSTPNTDVAVQLTQATL; translated from the coding sequence ATACAAAAGCATACCGAGAGACATTCATTCGAACACGCTCTCGAGGAGCAGCGGATGATAGAGCGGGCAGGTTATGGAGGCAGTAAACCTCCGGTGTTTCATGCTGTTGCGAATCTCAGCTTTATCGTTATGCGGCAGGCTCCAGGGCGAAATCTTTTTGATACGCTGCTGGATGTGTATCAAGGACAGTTATCAATCTCCAATACCAAACGCCTCGAGCTTTCGATTGCCATCCTTGAGGCCGTGGAAGCGCGCCTCGTAAAACCTTATATCCTTCACCGCGACCTGACCCCTGATAACCTGATGGTAGACCTCAGCACGCCAAAACCTACGGTCACCATAATTGATTTTGGATTAAGCACCACTGAAGTAACAGTCACCACCCGCGCATTCGGCAAGCTTGCTTTCTGCGCCCCGGAAATGATGACAGAAGGCGCGCTTCAGACCTTAAAAACTGATATCTATACCGTTGCCCGGGGACTTGCGATGGTGTGGGGCATATCGCTTGAAAGCTACGACCACGCTTTACGTTTTAGCGAATACAAGAAAAACGCTGAGAATCCGGCGCTTGACAGCCTGTTTACCCACTGTGACCCCCTGCTGGCAGATGCTAAAACCGCTATCCAGAGCGCTCTCATGGGAATGCTGAATCCGGACTGGGAAAAACGCTTTGACATTACCCAGAGTCTTTCAGCCTTCAGGCGTGTCAATTTAAACGTACCCAGCCTGAAAACCCTTTTGCACTATCACCTCTTTAGCCAAAAAGCGGATTCAACACCTAATACCGATGTTGCCGTGCAGCTAACGCAAGCCACCCTGTAA